The following proteins come from a genomic window of Armatimonadota bacterium:
- the argC gene encoding N-acetyl-gamma-glutamyl-phosphate reductase: MIRVGIYGGRGYVARELARLIAVHPDAELAWWHSREAGTVEDVHRNLLGTQLQFIAGEGTPDADVVFLCTPVGVAMEVAPDLLRRGSKVVSMAADFRITDRSVFESIYGPHRSWELQKMAVYGIPELHRDAIRACDLVANPGCFSTAAILALAPLVQMPNVDADHLVVDGISGTSGAGATLDRSVHHPEMCSTVIPYNVVGHRHTYEMEEQLSLVARRSVCVHFTSHYGPFSRGILATCHAFADPLPTRDDLLDLYDAFYAEQPFVIVNRLSGSPQAAWHYESYPSVLDVASSNFCQIGMDVDPKRRRIVIFAAIDNMGKGACSAAVQNMNLMFRIDETAGISMRGLGI, encoded by the coding sequence GCGGCTCATCGCTGTTCATCCGGATGCAGAGCTTGCATGGTGGCACAGCCGGGAGGCAGGAACGGTCGAGGATGTGCATAGGAATCTCTTGGGTACGCAGTTGCAGTTCATTGCCGGGGAGGGCACCCCGGACGCAGACGTGGTCTTCTTGTGCACTCCTGTGGGTGTCGCCATGGAAGTTGCGCCGGACCTGCTTCGCCGGGGCAGCAAAGTGGTCTCGATGGCTGCGGATTTCCGTATAACGGACCGGAGCGTCTTCGAGAGTATCTACGGGCCTCATCGCAGTTGGGAGTTGCAGAAGATGGCCGTGTACGGCATTCCCGAGCTGCATCGAGATGCAATCCGCGCCTGCGATCTGGTGGCCAATCCCGGATGCTTCAGCACAGCCGCTATCCTGGCGCTCGCCCCCTTGGTGCAAATGCCTAACGTTGATGCGGACCACTTGGTTGTAGATGGCATCTCGGGAACGTCCGGCGCCGGTGCGACGCTGGATCGCTCCGTGCACCATCCGGAGATGTGCAGCACGGTGATCCCATACAACGTTGTCGGCCACCGTCACACGTACGAGATGGAGGAGCAGCTTTCACTGGTGGCCCGTCGTTCCGTATGTGTCCACTTCACCTCCCACTACGGCCCCTTCAGCCGCGGCATTCTGGCGACATGCCATGCATTCGCGGATCCATTGCCGACCAGAGATGATCTGCTCGACCTGTATGATGCGTTCTATGCCGAGCAGCCGTTCGTGATCGTCAATAGGCTATCCGGCAGTCCGCAAGCGGCGTGGCACTACGAGTCGTACCCGAGTGTGCTGGATGTGGCGAGCTCGAACTTCTGCCAGATAGGCATGGATGTAGATCCGAAGCGGCGCCGCATTGTGATCTTCGCGGCGATCGACAACATGGGCAAAGGAGCATGTTCGGCGGCTGTGCAGAACATGAATCTGATGTTTCGGATTGACGAGACAGCAGGCATCAGCATGCGAGGCCTGGGCATTTGA